A region of Vigna radiata var. radiata cultivar VC1973A chromosome 10, Vradiata_ver6, whole genome shotgun sequence DNA encodes the following proteins:
- the LOC106775158 gene encoding putative protease Do-like 14: MSGILRRFGLFRTAAIAGFGSAVLCCSADDRFRASVAVRVPGPSPDSLWLTCPTLFDSQCLLFSHKSGIDALYSYRVGPLPSSDVSGIVDDKSKPSDYFGRDTIANAAAKVAPAVVNISTHQDFYGIVSGKSIGSGTIINKDGTILTSAHVVVDFMGTRGSAKGKIEVTLQDGRKFEGKVVNADLHSDIAIVKINSETPLPEAKLGSSSRLRPGDWVIALGCPHSLQNTVTAGIVSCVDRKSSDLGFSGMPREYLQTDCAINMGSSGGPLVNMDGEIIGVNMMKLAAADGLGFSVPIDSVSKIIEHFKRSGRVIRPWLGLKMLDLNEMIIAQLKKQDASFPNVSKGILVPMVTPRSPGERAGFCPGDVVIEFDGKPVERVKEVIEILGDKVGVPIKVVVKRKGDKLVTLSVIPEEANLDI; this comes from the exons GAGCATCCGTTGCAGTTCGAGTTCCTGGGCCATCACCGGATTCCCTATGGTTGACATGTCCAACGCTGTTTGATTCTCAATGTTTACTTTTTTCCCATAAATCTG GAATTGATGCTCTTTATTCTTATAGAGTCGGTCCCCTTCCTTCGTCTGATGTATCTGGGATTGTTGATGATAAGTCCAAGCCAAGTGATTATTTTGGTAGAGATACTATTGCAAATGCAGCTGCAAAAGTTGCGCCTGCTGTTGTTAATATTTCAACTCATCAAG ATTTCTATGGTATTGTTAGCGGGAAGAGTATAGGATCGGGAACAATCATCAACAAGGATGGAACAATCTTGACATCTGCTCATGTTGTGGTTGATTTTATGGGTACAAGAGGTTCCGCCAAAGGGAAG ATTGAAGTCACATTGCAAGATGGAAGAAAATTTGAGGGGAAAGTGGTGAATGCTGACCTGCATTCAGATATTGCTATTGTGAAGATCAACTCTGAAACACCACTGCCGGAAGCTAAACTTGGTTCGTCAAGTAGGCTACGTCCTGGAGATTGGGTAATAGCCTTGGGCTGTCCACATTCTCTTCAGAATACTGTCACCGCTGGAATTGTAAG TTGTGTTGACCGCAAAAGTAGTGATTTGGGATTCAGTGGCATGCCGAGAGAGTATTTACAAACCGATTGTGCGATTAATATG GGAAGTTCTGGAGGTCCTCTTGTCAACATGGATGGAGAAATTATTGGGGTGAACATGATGAAATTGGCTGCAGCTGATGGGCTGGGTTTTTCTGTACCAATTGATTCTGTGTCTAAAATTATAGAGCACTTCAAGAGAAGTGG GAGAGTAATACGGCCTTGGCTTGGGCTAAAGATGCTTGATCTCAATGAGATGATTATTGCGCAGCTTAAAAAGCAAGATGCTTCATTCCCTAATGTCAGTAAGGGCATTCTTGTGCCAATG GTAACTCCTAGATCTCCTGGAGAGCGTGCTGGGTTCTGTCCTGGTGATGTTGTCATTGAATTTGATGGGAAACCTGTGGAAAGAGTAAAGGAg GTTATTGAAATATTAGGCGACAAAGTTGGGGTACCCATAAAGGTTGTAGTAAAAAGAAAGGGTGATAAATTGGTGACTTTAAGTGTGATTCCTGAAGAAGCCAATCTCGATATCTAG
- the LOC106775873 gene encoding uncharacterized protein LOC106775873: MTDLHSQDNAPAVADSPRVSRDQKLGYSSTEEFRVRVSSDGDASSTIDRLTGGNDGDKFPGFDSGSLLSEFDEYVAAERHVSRDLGLGFEVGDMVWGKVKSHPWWPGHVYNEAFASPSVRRLKREGHVLVAFFGDSSYGWFEPEELIPFDANFAEKSQQTSSRTFLRAVEEAVDEACRRRGLGLSCRCRNADNFRPINVEGYFCVDVEDYEPGGLYSEGQIRKARDSFKPSETLAFVKQLAISPHDGGRGSIGFINNKATLSAYRKAVFEQFDETYAQAFGVHPVRTTHSPNNKTDQPGIVRHTPRAPLSGPLVIAEALGGGNSKSVEVKEALKKDRYLLKRRDDPNNFVQSAYTEDKSNAANSYLFQKRGPAVPLTLHNLEKKEDTGFVSHDVAASTSEAKEDLMGQVQADECGHTSLSISSDAKAILDKGKDSSDKETQSFELGNASSKSMVRSDLSGESVVPSTADDMCQPSGMENKVVDAIHDGNAKLSRQCEEFNQTEQGPVMSAGGLNNMHQVKSEHNVYGSPVEAKHHKISVVKKIKGLKRPADELNSEASAVGQEKNKKKKKSDLNFHPTLGFPERNSTFGKSVSVKSTGKAVSVGLASKEDFPAEQVKVDVNADNLMPIGNSSLALPQLLGDLQALALNPFYGIERKIPGAVQLFFLRFRSLVYRKSLFVSPPTEIETPEIRLTKSPTTLRTSDSPDEYVKASPIVKPVKHVIRAAEPTKAGRKRAPSDRQEEIAAKRLKKIKDIKALASEKAVTSHKTSEARREDGMETFSQAPSKVVKLDTIKKGNSPAKAVEPTMLMIKFPPETTLPSIPELKARFARFGPMDPSGFRQFWNSSTCRVVFLHKADAQAAYKYSFGNQSLFGSAGVRCFLREFGDPAPEVSEAAKGKVDDGGSDIARVKDPPVVHRLATTSASSMQPLPQPIQLKSCLKKSTGDESGLVTGNGSSSKGNPRVKFMLGGEEKSNGDQIMVGNRNKSNNASFADAGTPSIATDFNSKNVQKMTLQPPLPILPLPTQFSKPPQHNLRNSELAMAPRNSPNFINATASATASTVDISQQMIHLLTRCSDVVTNLTGLLGYVPYHPL; encoded by the exons ATGACCGATTTGCACTCTCAAGACAATGCGCCGGCTGTTGCGGATTCTCCTAGGGTTTCGCGAGACCAGAAACTCGGCTACTCTTCAACGGAAgagtttagggttagggtttccTCTGACGGTGACGCATCGTCTACCATCGATAGATTGACGGGGGGAAATGACGGCGATAAATTTCCCGGTTTCGACAGCGGATCTCTGTTATCGGAATTCGACGAGTACGTGGCAGCTGAGAGGCATGTGTCGCGGGATCTAGGGCTTGGGTTCGAGGTTGGTGACATGGTGTGGGGGAAGGTGAAGTCTCACCCGTGGTGGCCCGGGCACGTTTACAACGAGGCGTTTGCGTCCCCGTCAGTGCGTCGCTTGAAGCGGGAGGGGCATGTATTGGTGGCGTTCTTCGGTGATAGCAGCTACGGCTGGTTCGAACCGGAGGAGCTTATTCCGTTCGACGCCAATTTCGCGGAGAAATCGCAGCAGACGAGTTCGAGGACGTTTCTGAGGGCCGTGGAGGAGGCGGTTGATGAGGCCTGCAGGAGGCGTGGGCTTGGGTTGTCTTGTAGGTGTAGGAATGCTGATAATTTTAGACCCATAAATGTTGAAGGGTATTTTTGTGTTGATGTGGAAGATTATGAGCCTGGAGGGTTGTATTCTGAGGGCCAGATTAGGAAGGCGAGGGATAGTTTTAAACCGAGTGAGACCCTCGCATTTGTGAAACAATTGGCGATATCTCCACATGATGGTGGCCGCGGAAGCATTGGATTCATTAACAATAAGGCTACCCTTTCGGCTTACCGGAAGGCGGTGTTTGAGCAGTTTGATGAGACTTATGCCCAAGCTTTTGGTGTACATCCCGTGCGAACCACTCATTCTCCGAATAATAAAACCGATCAGCCTGGGATTGTTAGGCACACTCCTAGAg CTCCTTTGAGTGGTCCACTGGTGATTGCAGAGGCTTTGGGTGGTGGGAATAGCAAATCTGTTGAAGTTAAGGAGGCTTTGAAGAAAGATAGATACCTTCTTAAGCGAAGAGATGATCCAAATAATTTTGTCCAATCAGCCTACACGGAGGACAAATCTAATGCAGCAAATAGTTATCTATTCCAGAAGAGGGGTCCAGCTGTTCCTTTGACACttcataatttagaaaaaaaagaagacactGGATTCGTCAGTCATGATGTTGCAGCTTCAACTTCAGAGGCCAAAGAAGATTTAATGGGTCAGGTTCAAGCAGATGAATGTGGTCATACATCCCTTTCCATTTCCTCAGACGCAAAAGCTATTCTGGACAAGGGAAAGGATTCATCTGACAAAGAAACGCAGAGCTTTGAACTGGGTAATGCTTCAAGTAAAAGCATGGTTAGGTCTGATTTGTCTGGGGAGTCAGTAGTACCAAGCACAGCTGATGACATGTGTCAACCATCAGGTATGGAGAACAAAGTTGTTGATGCTATACATGATGGGAATGCAAAATTGTCAAGACAATGTGAAGAGTTTAACCAAACAGAGCAGGGACCCGTGATGAGTGCTGGTGGATTAAATAACATGCATCAAGTTAAAAGCGAACATAATGTATATGGTTCACCAGTTGAAGCAAAGCATCACAAAATTAGTGTGGTGAAGAAGATTAAAGGTCTTAAGAGACCTGCAGATGAGTTGAATTCTGAAGCTTCTGCTGTTGGGcaggaaaagaacaaaaagaaaaagaaatccgACTTAAATTTTCATCCTACCTTAGGCTTTCCAGAGAGAAATTCTACATTTGGGAAATCAGTTTCTGTAAAATCAACTGGAAAAGCTGTCTCAGTTGGTTTGGCTTCTAAAGAGGATTTTCCTGCAGAACAAGTGAAGGTGGATGTTAATGCCGATAATTTGATGCCCATAGGAAATTCTAGTTTGGCTTTGCCCCAACTTTTGGGTGATTTGCAGGCCCTAGCTTTGAACCCTTTTTATGGCATTGAAAGAAAGATCCCTGGAGCTGTTCAGCTGTTCTTTCTGCGATTCAGGTCTCTTGTTTACCGAAAAAGCTTGTTTGTATCCCCACCAACTGAGATTGAAACTCCTGAAATCCGCCTCACTAAATCTCCTACAACTCTCAGGACATCTGACAGTCCTGACGAGTATGTCAAAGCTTCACCGATTGTGAAACCTGTGAAACATGTCATTCGGGCTGCTGAGCCCACAAAAGCAGGGCGGAAAAGGGCACCCTCTGATCGGCAAGAGGAAATTGCTGCCAAGAGGTTGAAGAAAATCAAAGATATAAAGGCTCTAGCTTCAGAAAAAGCAGTGACCAGTCATAAAACTTCTGAAGCCCGGCGAGAAGATGGCATGGAAACCTTTTCCCAGGCTCCATCCAAGGTAGTGAAACTAGACACGATCAAGAAAGGGAACTCTCCAGCTAAGGCAGTTGAGCCCACAATGTTGATGATCAAATTTCCTCCTGAAACAACACTTCCGTCTATTCCAGAGCTGAAGGCAAGGTTTGCTCGCTTTGGCCCAATGGATCCTTCAGGTTTCCGTCAATTTTGGAACTCATCAACTTGTCGAGTTGTTTTCTTGCACAAGGCTGATGCACAAGCTGCGTATAAATACTCTTTTGGAAATCAATCCTTATTTGGCAGTGCGGGTGTGAGGTGTTTTCTTAGGGAATTTGGGGATCCTGCTCCGGAAGTGTCCGAAGCTGCAAAGGGTAAGGTAGATGATGGTGGAAGTGACATAGCTCGGGTGAAGGATCCCCCGGTGGTTCATCGCTTGGCAACAACATCAGCATCATCTATGCAACCACTTCCTCAGCCCATCCAGCTGAAGTCGTGCCTGAAGAAATCTACAGGTGATGAGTCGGGTCTGGTCACGGGTAATGGAAGTAGTAGTAAAGGAAACCCTCGTGTAAAATTCATGTTAGGTGGGGAAGAAAAAAGTAATGGAGACCAAATAATGGTGGGTAATAGAAACAAGTCCAACAATGCTAGCTTTGCTGATGCTGGCACACCATCTATTGCAACGGATTTTAATAGTAAGAATGTTCAAAAGATGACATTACAACCCCCGTTGCCTATTCTTCCTCTTCCTACACAGTTTTCGAAACCCCCTCAACATAATTTGCGTAATTCTGAATTGGCAATGGCACCCCGAAACAGTCCGAATTTTATTAACGCCACAGCATCAGCTACTGCAAGCACGGTTGATATATCACAGCAAATGATACACCTTTTGACTAGATGCAGCGATGTTGTCACTAACTTGACTGGCTTATTGGGCTATGTGCCTTACCATCCTCTCTGA